Proteins from one Mesoplasma sp. JKS002658 genomic window:
- a CDS encoding cysteine peptidase family C39 domain-containing protein has product MKLVQQLDINDCGMACALMILHHFSKTTMDLGEFKVKHHYARNELSFYELEKLLNSYQLLVEGYYLESFDDLNELFFPVLVDIRKPGGENHYVVLEKQSLQKFLVFDPDCTKVQVISLKTLKQMMNGNVLVFQNQKSTPIVTNHFKFGWRIALQLLSRNWLNYLLLNLFDFLATLSLLFSSMFIKIMITNYFFFTWKQVVKVAFVIGCLILGWMALSGLSLWLKKSLIKKDAQEYVDYLSMYAQSLQVWLQTNHHDFIFNQIQRNLNFRKALNQLFATMFALVGFAIFISYVLITFSKMFFFSSCLLIFLMMIVKGIKVKHFYSISTSEQFFNHHSQVLIKTIIRDYGTIINKTNLKKYYATKRVENKKLIQSSSWLLLFNTLEKLVILGFYVLMFLTLNFQVLNLTSFLIFINIILVYNVQIDRFLDLIWLVKISQPSTMIFHPVFSINREEVVITFNHQQVNDHHLTIADLEKQYLLIDYQPLKVWLTTNQIYQTNQAILANELTSNNLFNFGSSSNLRLFQTMKMQGYLEKYAIDLTTNTDYLNSQQRQLLTILSVCFCEQKIILIEKITLDEYSEIKQQLIENLKDKILIFVED; this is encoded by the coding sequence GTGAAATTAGTTCAACAACTTGATATCAATGATTGTGGTATGGCTTGTGCTTTAATGATTTTGCATCACTTTTCTAAAACAACGATGGATTTAGGAGAATTTAAAGTTAAGCATCATTATGCTCGTAATGAGTTAAGTTTTTATGAACTTGAAAAACTTTTAAATAGTTATCAACTTTTAGTGGAAGGTTATTATCTGGAAAGTTTTGATGATTTAAATGAATTGTTCTTTCCAGTACTAGTGGATATAAGAAAGCCTGGTGGTGAAAATCACTATGTAGTTTTAGAAAAACAAAGTTTGCAAAAGTTTTTAGTCTTTGATCCAGATTGTACCAAAGTTCAGGTAATTAGTCTTAAAACTTTAAAACAGATGATGAATGGAAATGTTTTAGTTTTTCAAAACCAAAAGAGTACTCCGATTGTTACTAATCATTTTAAGTTTGGTTGAAGAATTGCTTTGCAGCTTTTAAGTCGGAATTGATTGAACTATTTATTGTTAAATCTTTTTGACTTTTTAGCTACTTTAAGTTTGCTTTTTAGTAGCATGTTTATCAAAATAATGATTACAAACTATTTTTTCTTTACTTGAAAACAAGTAGTAAAGGTTGCGTTTGTCATTGGATGCTTGATTTTGGGATGGATGGCGTTATCTGGATTAAGTTTGTGATTGAAAAAAAGTTTAATAAAAAAGGATGCACAAGAATATGTTGATTATCTTTCTATGTATGCTCAAAGTCTTCAAGTTTGGCTGCAAACAAATCATCATGACTTTATCTTTAATCAAATTCAACGAAATTTAAATTTTAGAAAAGCACTTAATCAACTCTTTGCAACGATGTTTGCTTTGGTTGGTTTTGCGATTTTTATTAGCTATGTTTTAATTACTTTTTCAAAAATGTTTTTCTTTAGTTCTTGTTTATTAATCTTTTTAATGATGATTGTTAAAGGAATAAAAGTAAAACATTTTTATAGTATTTCAACTTCTGAACAGTTTTTTAACCATCATTCTCAAGTTTTAATCAAGACAATCATTCGTGATTATGGAACAATCATCAATAAAACTAATCTTAAAAAATATTATGCAACAAAGAGAGTTGAAAACAAAAAGTTAATTCAATCTTCTAGTTGGTTGTTACTTTTCAATACTTTAGAAAAATTGGTTATTTTAGGGTTTTATGTCTTAATGTTTTTGACTTTGAATTTTCAGGTTTTGAATTTAACAAGTTTCTTAATTTTTATCAACATTATTTTAGTCTATAACGTACAAATTGATCGTTTTTTAGATTTAATTTGGTTGGTAAAAATTTCGCAACCTTCAACGATGATTTTTCACCCTGTTTTTTCAATTAATCGTGAAGAAGTAGTAATCACTTTTAATCATCAACAGGTTAACGACCATCATTTAACTATTGCTGATCTTGAAAAACAATATTTGTTAATTGATTATCAACCCCTAAAAGTTTGACTGACAACTAATCAAATTTATCAGACTAATCAAGCAATCTTAGCTAACGAGTTGACAAGTAATAATTTATTTAATTTTGGTTCTAGTTCAAATTTAAGACTTTTTCAAACAATGAAAATGCAAGGCTATTTGGAAAAATATGCGATTGATTTAACCACAAACACTGATTATTTAAACTCTCAACAAAGACAACTATTAACAATCTTGAGTGTTTGTTTTTGTGAGCAAAAAATTATTTTAATAGAAAAAATTACTTTAGATGAGTATTCAGAAATTAAACAACAATTGATTGAAAATTTAAAGGATAAAATCTTGATTTTTGTGGAGGATTAG
- the dnaG gene encoding DNA primase, whose product MARISENKIQEVLTKTNIVEEVSKYTNLHKQGRNYVGLCLFHADQTPSMIVSPDKKIFKCFSCGVGGNIIQFVEKINNLVFPLAVIKLAKEYGIDLGNVDDYIPKDPYSSEQKLLFKINEDATNYYQAVLYNKVGIMARNYLDQRQIDRDQVGQWQIGFAYENNLMQHLLGLGYAEGEIVKAGLATTNQASQKTYDYFQNRITFPVKNKDGYVIGFSARVLDQEKPKYLNTRETLIFKKSEVMFNIDYVLKNKERFANIIVLEGFMDVISLTKVGYPNCLALMGTNLSAFQINILKQLKKPIKLFLDGDGPGINAMYKIAKLLINNDLEFSIVDNLTAMDPDELVQTNQVEALKKMVDHSINVYEFFLEKFTLNEVINVDKKTTIIEQIFALLKYEKNLLVVDGVFDQLSNKLNISKEILINSFKQKQSQNLQKKVTNWSSPQILNDNNQFSLKPKTRKEDMKLKVLIALLQSKDYLTEIKDNLVYLAGADQHSYYFQQVCNTLINYYLEDKYQGNDLERFFSLLSAEKSKLLQTSVAQLKMILNQPLAKENFKMHLSSKGLEDIIWQAKFDQLSQEISDGNDELKALELQVDQNNFDPDKVRVLSGEKSKKQKELLILLKQKSELIALKNAKK is encoded by the coding sequence ATGGCAAGAATTTCTGAAAATAAAATTCAAGAAGTTTTAACAAAAACAAATATTGTGGAAGAAGTTTCTAAGTACACTAATTTGCACAAACAAGGTCGAAATTATGTTGGTTTATGTTTGTTTCATGCTGATCAAACTCCATCAATGATTGTTTCGCCTGATAAGAAGATTTTTAAGTGTTTTTCTTGTGGGGTTGGGGGTAATATTATTCAGTTTGTTGAAAAAATTAATAACCTTGTTTTTCCTTTAGCAGTAATTAAACTTGCTAAAGAATATGGAATTGATTTAGGTAATGTTGACGACTACATTCCTAAAGACCCTTATAGTAGCGAACAAAAATTACTGTTTAAAATTAACGAAGATGCTACGAATTACTATCAAGCTGTTTTGTATAACAAGGTAGGGATTATGGCAAGAAATTATCTTGACCAACGTCAAATTGATCGTGATCAGGTTGGTCAATGACAGATTGGTTTTGCTTATGAAAATAATTTGATGCAACATCTACTTGGTTTAGGTTATGCTGAGGGTGAAATTGTGAAAGCTGGACTAGCGACCACTAATCAAGCTAGTCAAAAAACTTATGACTATTTCCAAAACCGAATAACTTTTCCAGTTAAAAATAAAGATGGTTATGTTATTGGATTTAGTGCCCGAGTTCTTGATCAAGAAAAACCAAAATATTTAAATACCCGGGAAACATTAATTTTTAAGAAGTCAGAGGTAATGTTTAACATTGATTATGTCTTAAAAAATAAAGAACGTTTTGCTAATATTATTGTTTTAGAAGGGTTTATGGATGTCATTAGTCTAACTAAGGTTGGTTATCCAAATTGTTTGGCATTAATGGGGACTAATTTAAGTGCTTTTCAGATTAACATTCTTAAACAGTTGAAAAAACCAATTAAGTTGTTTTTAGATGGGGATGGCCCTGGAATTAATGCGATGTACAAAATTGCTAAATTATTGATTAATAATGACTTAGAGTTTTCAATTGTTGATAATTTAACTGCAATGGATCCAGATGAATTAGTGCAAACAAATCAAGTTGAAGCTTTAAAAAAAATGGTTGATCATTCTATTAATGTGTATGAATTTTTTCTAGAAAAATTTACCTTAAATGAAGTGATTAATGTTGATAAAAAAACAACAATTATTGAACAAATCTTTGCTCTATTAAAATATGAAAAAAATCTGCTGGTAGTGGATGGTGTTTTTGACCAATTAAGTAATAAACTAAATATTAGTAAGGAAATTTTAATAAATAGTTTTAAGCAAAAACAAAGTCAAAATTTGCAAAAAAAGGTTACCAATTGGTCATCACCTCAAATTTTAAATGATAACAATCAATTTTCACTAAAGCCAAAAACTCGTAAAGAAGATATGAAGTTAAAAGTTTTGATTGCTCTTTTACAATCAAAAGACTATCTCACAGAAATTAAAGATAATCTTGTTTATCTGGCTGGTGCTGATCAACATAGTTATTATTTTCAACAAGTATGTAACACCTTGATCAATTACTATTTAGAGGATAAGTATCAAGGTAATGATTTAGAACGTTTTTTTAGTTTATTGAGTGCTGAAAAATCCAAACTTTTACAAACTAGTGTTGCCCAATTAAAAATGATTTTAAATCAACCCTTAGCAAAAGAAAATTTTAAAATGCACTTATCAAGCAAAGGATTAGAAGACATTATTTGACAAGCAAAGTTTGACCAATTAAGTCAAGAAATTAGCGATGGTAATGATGAATTAAAAGCCTTGGAATTACAAGTTGATCAAAACAATTTTGATCCTGATAAAGTACGTGTTTTGAGTGGAGAAAAATCAAAAAAACAAAAAGAACTTTTGATTTTACTTAAGCAAAAAAGTGAATTAATTGCGTTGAAAAATGCAAAGAAATAA
- a CDS encoding ATP-binding cassette domain-containing protein, which produces MIMNKVREKQQNEDNAMIVLKGYEKRFGSVRIKQKIGPIDFEIPKNKCTLILGASGSGKSVILNSILGTYIRYRGKIFIDGVDRKAIDRTSVNDQIGSYSQMDFLSTDIALGKYLFQLASVFGIKAKEAKTRIEELMKFTDLYKERNKKVSSFSWGMKNRVNFIISVLKYPKLLLLDEPGANLDSGWRKKIINFLKEYKKNSTIVLVVHNISEAIDLADHIILLDQGRVIFNDSIEYFKLIYRSQVYFQSVLSDEVYANLVSELLNHEIKVYEYQKEENYLVLGMEDRFKKNINIFFEICEKYKIEIKDLINLPMDFDSITFSLGQSTINKEIDFYFKEFKKARTSNSVNLLRILKNKKLEIYDNSIFNNELEPTQEEIEELIKINELLMGLSYGNMNERQLFVELFESVKNCLFGSKKTRQFSINLDRALKMSFLTVHEYMIVSLALKVAKDAIVLNDDVKEILAKIEKHKYSNKIKFLNKKFLKNKFFVDLVAKLVW; this is translated from the coding sequence ATGATTATGAATAAAGTTAGAGAAAAGCAACAAAATGAAGATAATGCGATGATTGTTTTAAAAGGTTATGAAAAAAGGTTTGGTTCAGTTCGCATTAAACAAAAAATTGGACCAATTGATTTCGAGATTCCTAAAAATAAATGTACTTTAATCTTAGGAGCAAGTGGATCAGGGAAGAGTGTTATTTTAAATTCAATTCTAGGAACTTATATCCGTTATCGGGGAAAAATTTTTATTGATGGAGTTGATCGAAAAGCAATTGATCGAACTTCGGTCAATGATCAAATTGGTTCTTATTCACAAATGGATTTTTTATCAACTGATATTGCTTTGGGAAAATATTTATTTCAATTGGCAAGTGTTTTTGGGATTAAGGCAAAAGAAGCAAAAACTCGCATTGAAGAATTAATGAAGTTCACAGATTTATATAAAGAACGAAATAAAAAAGTCTCAAGTTTTTCTTGAGGGATGAAAAACAGGGTTAATTTTATTATTTCAGTTTTAAAATATCCCAAATTGTTATTATTAGATGAACCAGGAGCTAATCTTGACTCGGGATGAAGAAAAAAAATTATCAACTTCTTAAAAGAATATAAGAAAAATTCGACCATTGTTCTTGTGGTTCACAACATTAGTGAAGCTATCGATTTAGCAGACCACATTATTTTATTAGATCAGGGTCGCGTGATTTTTAATGATAGTATTGAGTATTTTAAACTAATTTATCGCAGTCAAGTTTATTTTCAATCAGTCTTATCAGATGAAGTTTATGCTAATTTAGTATCGGAATTACTTAATCACGAAATTAAAGTTTATGAATATCAAAAAGAAGAAAATTACCTTGTTTTAGGAATGGAAGATAGGTTTAAAAAGAATATTAATATCTTTTTTGAAATTTGTGAAAAATATAAAATTGAAATTAAAGATTTAATTAATTTACCAATGGATTTTGATTCAATTACTTTTTCTTTGGGTCAATCTACTATCAATAAAGAAATTGATTTTTACTTTAAAGAATTTAAAAAAGCGCGAACAAGTAATTCGGTTAACCTTTTAAGAATTCTAAAAAATAAAAAGTTAGAAATTTATGATAACTCGATTTTTAATAATGAGTTAGAACCAACTCAAGAAGAAATAGAAGAGTTGATAAAAATTAATGAACTATTAATGGGTTTATCGTATGGCAATATGAATGAGCGACAATTATTTGTTGAACTTTTTGAAAGTGTTAAGAACTGTCTTTTTGGCAGTAAAAAAACCCGACAATTTTCAATAAATCTAGATCGTGCCTTAAAAATGAGTTTTTTAACTGTTCATGAGTATATGATTGTTTCTTTAGCGCTTAAAGTTGCTAAAGATGCTATTGTTTTAAATGATGATGTGAAAGAAATTCTTGCTAAAATTGAAAAACATAAATATTCGAACAAAATTAAATTTTTAAATAAGAAATTCTTAAAAAACAAGTTTTTTGTTGATTTAGTAGCAAAGTTAGTTTGATAA
- the recO gene encoding DNA repair protein RecO, with protein sequence MSNLKTIEGFVLKKLDYEDYDEIITVFCKEYGLISFYAPGVRRITSKNKTALQLFTAANFEIFKSPTNRLSKLKKAHLIETHARIADAYFNYLLASAITTVSLSFFRDGEKSYEYYQLLKFIFTKLDQHNFLLKNFAIYLYRSLKYNNSLWDLIHCAYCQKKLSHPRFLSLFDYGVVCDQDFALMVNQDKVLQAPEFIVLLNQIATLPIEEFDDIQLDIKTAILFINVNLEYYENILGVSSAAFYQIKMQPFLQVW encoded by the coding sequence GTGAGTAATTTGAAAACGATTGAAGGCTTTGTGTTAAAAAAACTTGATTATGAAGATTATGATGAAATCATTACTGTTTTTTGTAAAGAATACGGGTTAATTAGTTTTTATGCTCCAGGCGTTAGAAGAATAACTAGTAAAAATAAAACTGCTCTTCAGCTTTTCACTGCTGCAAATTTTGAGATTTTTAAATCACCAACTAACCGTTTGTCAAAGTTGAAAAAAGCGCATTTAATTGAAACTCATGCTAGGATTGCTGATGCCTATTTTAATTACTTGTTAGCATCAGCAATTACTACAGTAAGCTTAAGTTTTTTTCGGGATGGTGAAAAAAGTTATGAATATTATCAATTATTAAAATTTATTTTCACAAAATTAGACCAGCACAACTTTTTATTAAAAAACTTTGCTATCTATTTGTATCGCAGTTTAAAATACAACAATTCGTTATGAGATTTAATTCATTGTGCTTATTGTCAAAAAAAACTCAGCCATCCTCGGTTTTTGAGTTTGTTTGATTATGGGGTTGTTTGTGATCAAGATTTTGCTCTCATGGTAAATCAAGACAAAGTCCTTCAGGCTCCAGAATTCATTGTGCTTTTAAACCAAATTGCTACTTTACCAATTGAGGAATTTGATGATATTCAATTAGATATTAAAACCGCAATTTTATTTATCAACGTGAACTTGGAATATTATGAAAACATTTTGGGAGTAAGTAGTGCTGCGTTTTATCAAATTAAAATGCAACCATTTCTTCAGGTTTGGTAA
- the ybeY gene encoding rRNA maturation RNase YbeY, with protein sequence MSEISFLNKTSIAMMEWEKLYQELLVTGIKILGLKDNLTLAVIWVVKSEALLINQKYRKEEYVPDVISFPLTMSADVEMVVDEHELGDLFVCYEVAQQKAIKYHHKLREEMAFLFVHGFLHLLGYDHEKSSAQEEQMFLLQAEILKAAGINYEVIYDEESYLA encoded by the coding sequence ATGAGTGAAATTTCTTTTTTAAATAAAACTAGTATTGCAATGATGGAGTGAGAAAAACTGTATCAAGAACTCTTAGTAACGGGAATTAAAATTTTAGGTTTAAAAGATAATTTGACTTTAGCAGTAATTTGAGTTGTTAAGTCAGAGGCTTTGTTGATTAACCAAAAGTATCGAAAAGAAGAGTATGTACCTGATGTAATTTCTTTTCCTTTAACAATGAGTGCTGATGTAGAAATGGTTGTTGATGAACATGAACTAGGCGATTTGTTTGTTTGTTATGAAGTTGCTCAACAAAAAGCAATAAAGTACCATCATAAACTTAGAGAAGAAATGGCTTTTTTATTCGTTCACGGATTTTTGCATTTATTGGGTTATGATCATGAAAAAAGTTCTGCTCAAGAGGAGCAAATGTTTTTGCTTCAAGCCGAAATTTTAAAAGCTGCAGGGATTAATTATGAAGTTATTTACGATGAGGAAAGTTATTTAGCATAG
- the era gene encoding GTPase Era has protein sequence MSEKKFKSGFVSVIGRPNVGKSSLINELIGHKVSIVTNKPQTTRNNIRGILNVPGEYQIVFVDTPGFHTAKDGIDKLMNSSAFQSLKDTDIILFLAPVDEKIGKNDLYILEQLKKQTNIPQFLVLTKADLLPKEALIQKVTEWKKLFNPDETILISSTTRKNIDTLLELILRDLPNDFAFFAPDQITDQPNRFYIKELIREQVLLKTGQEVPHSVAVLVDELEDDGELMQIRATIFVERDSQKGILIGKNGKKIQDIKYKVKKELVTIYQKEVELQLRVKVERDWKKSASLIKKMGYDKNKY, from the coding sequence ATGAGTGAGAAGAAGTTTAAATCTGGTTTTGTAAGTGTGATTGGTCGACCAAATGTTGGCAAGTCAAGTTTAATTAACGAACTAATTGGTCATAAAGTTTCGATTGTGACCAATAAACCTCAAACTACTAGAAATAATATCCGTGGCATTTTGAATGTTCCTGGTGAGTATCAAATTGTTTTTGTTGATACTCCAGGGTTTCATACAGCGAAAGATGGTATTGATAAGTTAATGAATAGCAGTGCTTTTCAGAGTCTTAAAGATACTGATATAATCCTTTTTTTAGCACCCGTGGATGAAAAAATTGGGAAAAATGATCTTTATATTTTAGAGCAATTAAAAAAACAAACAAACATTCCCCAGTTTTTAGTTTTAACCAAAGCAGATTTACTTCCAAAAGAAGCCTTGATTCAAAAAGTAACTGAATGAAAAAAACTCTTTAATCCTGATGAAACAATTTTAATTTCCAGCACTACTCGCAAGAACATTGATACCTTATTAGAACTGATTTTGCGTGACTTGCCAAATGATTTTGCCTTTTTTGCTCCTGATCAAATCACTGATCAACCTAACCGGTTTTATATTAAAGAATTAATTCGCGAGCAAGTATTGTTAAAAACCGGACAAGAAGTGCCTCATAGTGTTGCAGTTTTGGTTGATGAACTTGAAGATGATGGGGAGTTGATGCAAATTAGGGCTACCATTTTTGTAGAACGCGATTCGCAAAAAGGGATTTTAATCGGAAAAAATGGTAAGAAGATTCAAGATATTAAGTACAAGGTAAAAAAAGAATTAGTCACAATTTATCAAAAAGAGGTCGAACTGCAACTGCGGGTAAAAGTTGAACGAGATTGAAAAAAATCTGCCTCATTGATTAAAAAGATGGGTTATGACAAAAACAAGTATTAG
- a CDS encoding DJ-1 family glyoxalase III — protein sequence MKTYLAMMVGNNFEEIEMVASVDVLRRAGIKVDIVSLYNQATLIGAHQIKILPDLNFAEFDSNQYDGILIPGGKGVESGEKPLLTSDVLVELVQVFNQEQKLVGAICAAPQVLGKAGILTKKKITHFPGSDQFLTDAISDLNQAAIVDKNIITGSSAGGAIQFALKVVEYFQGPEKKEALAQQLVMNYR from the coding sequence ATGAAAACTTATTTAGCGATGATGGTTGGTAACAACTTTGAAGAAATTGAGATGGTTGCAAGTGTTGATGTTTTGCGAAGAGCAGGCATTAAGGTTGATATTGTGAGTTTGTACAATCAAGCCACTCTTATTGGTGCTCACCAAATTAAGATTTTACCAGATTTAAATTTTGCTGAATTTGATTCTAATCAGTATGACGGGATTTTAATTCCAGGAGGAAAAGGTGTTGAAAGTGGTGAAAAACCTTTGCTAACATCTGATGTTTTAGTTGAACTAGTTCAAGTCTTTAATCAAGAACAAAAACTGGTTGGAGCGATTTGTGCTGCTCCCCAAGTTTTGGGAAAAGCTGGGATTCTCACTAAGAAAAAGATTACCCATTTTCCTGGTTCAGACCAGTTTTTAACTGATGCTATCAGTGATCTTAACCAAGCTGCGATTGTTGATAAAAACATTATCACTGGTTCAAGTGCTGGGGGAGCAATTCAGTTTGCTTTGAAAGTAGTTGAATATTTTCAAGGTCCAGAGAAAAAAGAAGCACTAGCTCAACAATTAGTGATGAATTACCGTTAG
- a CDS encoding glycine--tRNA ligase — protein MVKKMEELISFLKTNGFVFQGSEIYGGLANSWDYGPLGAQIKLNLKNLWWDFFIKSNPYNVGLDSSILLNNKVWKASGHIDGFNDPLVDCKNCQSRWRADKLIEEKFPEVNAAKMSYQELEDFLKTKEIKCPKCGKTDFTPIRNFGLMFKTQQGVLEDENSVVYLRPETAQGIFINFKNVQRSLRKKLPFGIGQMGKSFRNEITPGNFIFRTREFEQMELEFFFAPDDQTDWFAYWMTMVKKFLVEVLQLDESNFRFRAHDQTELAHYSTQTVDVEFDFPFGWGELWGIANRGNFDLTQHIQNSAADLTYLDPTTNQKIIPYVIEPSVGLERLLLAIFCQFYVIEELKDGTSREVLKLPRALAPYLVSVMPLQKNLAQPSQKIYADLLASGINATYDETGNVGKRYRRQDAIGTPFVITYDYDSETDQKVTLRDRDTMEQTRVKINDLVDYLKR, from the coding sequence ATGGTTAAAAAAATGGAGGAACTAATTAGTTTTTTAAAAACTAATGGTTTTGTTTTTCAAGGTTCAGAGATTTATGGAGGCCTTGCAAACAGTTGGGATTATGGTCCTTTGGGAGCACAAATCAAGTTGAACCTTAAAAACCTGTGGTGAGATTTCTTTATAAAATCTAATCCTTATAATGTTGGTTTAGACAGCTCAATTCTTTTGAATAATAAAGTTTGAAAAGCCTCTGGACATATTGATGGTTTTAACGATCCTCTGGTTGATTGCAAAAATTGTCAAAGTCGCTGACGTGCAGATAAATTGATTGAAGAAAAGTTTCCTGAAGTTAATGCTGCTAAGATGAGTTATCAGGAATTAGAAGACTTTTTAAAAACTAAGGAAATTAAATGTCCTAAATGCGGAAAGACTGATTTTACTCCGATTAGAAATTTTGGTTTAATGTTTAAAACGCAACAAGGGGTTTTAGAAGATGAAAATAGTGTTGTTTATCTTCGTCCAGAAACTGCTCAAGGGATTTTTATCAACTTTAAAAACGTCCAACGTTCATTGCGAAAAAAACTTCCGTTTGGAATTGGACAAATGGGAAAATCGTTCCGAAATGAAATTACTCCAGGGAACTTTATCTTCCGTACTCGTGAATTTGAACAAATGGAATTAGAGTTCTTTTTTGCTCCTGATGATCAAACAGACTGATTTGCGTATTGAATGACAATGGTAAAAAAATTCCTTGTTGAAGTGTTACAACTTGATGAATCTAATTTTCGGTTCCGTGCTCATGACCAAACAGAGTTAGCTCATTATTCAACTCAAACTGTTGATGTCGAGTTTGATTTTCCTTTTGGATGAGGTGAGTTGTGAGGAATTGCTAATCGAGGTAATTTTGATTTGACCCAACATATTCAAAATTCTGCTGCTGATTTGACTTATCTTGACCCAACAACTAATCAAAAAATTATTCCCTATGTAATTGAACCAAGTGTAGGTTTAGAACGTTTGCTACTTGCGATTTTTTGCCAGTTTTATGTGATTGAAGAGTTAAAGGATGGAACTAGTCGGGAAGTTTTAAAACTTCCTCGTGCACTTGCTCCCTACTTGGTTTCAGTGATGCCTTTGCAAAAAAACTTAGCGCAACCATCCCAAAAGATTTATGCTGATTTATTAGCATCAGGTATTAATGCTACTTATGATGAAACTGGTAATGTTGGTAAGCGTTATCGTCGTCAAGATGCAATTGGAACTCCTTTTGTGATTACTTATGATTACGACTCAGAAACTGATCAAAAAGTCACACTTAGAGATCGCGATACAATGGAACAAACCAGGGTCAAAATTAACGACTTGGTTGATTATTTAAAACGATAG